agcagaaaaaaaggtcAGACCTCATTTTGTGACTACGTAACTATGCCATATGCCTGTCATATTGggatttagtttttgtttacatccaaatattttacttttaccagTGACACTAATTTCAATGACGAAAATTAAGATTTTGTCTTAAATTTCATTACAGCTCTCCCATGTAAAAATGCATTcatcacaaataaaaatttataataaatcaGTTGACAAACAGATCAAAAATGGTATCCAGAAATCTTGCAACTCTGTGTCCCGTCCTGGCCTCCAGCAAGGAGTTAAGGGCACTGAGCCCCTCGGACGGCTGGATGTCGTCTGGGCACATTTCTGTGTACGTGCAAAGATCATAAATATGACAGTCAACCACTGGAAGTAGCACATGTGGGCAAGAGGAGAAGTCTCAAATCTCACCGTTGTCTGTGCTTAATATGATCGGTGGTGGCATCCCAAgacattctgcttgtttcttaAACATTTCCAGTGCAGCAGGTGAAACGCTCCTGCTCCTGcctaaaaatgacagattttatttcaacagaatacatgaaaaagtaattaatcatttacataaataaattcagagAAAGTAAGCCTATTTGCAAACTGATTTTTGTGCCTAAAACCAGtataaagatggaaaatatgCTCTGAATTCACAATCAGGAATATTCATTTGCTGTTAGTTTCTTACTGAACAtgagaagacttttaaaagcgTTATTTCCAGAGACAATATCTTCATGGGCTACTAGACAGTCCGGGCACTCAGTCGACAGGTAGATCTCTTTGAGATAGAAAGGTTGCTCTgcataaaacacaacataaacaggTAAGCAGAACAAAGAAGAGTTGGTGTCCATCATAAATAACTGATCTGTGTGACTCCGCTTCACTCACCGATCAACATGGTGCTGTTTTCAAAGATCACATTGTAGGCTAAACTGGAACATGTGCCGTATCTGCAAAGGTGAATACAAAGGAAATTATTCTGATAGCTCACTGGAATGCCCAGACAATCATTTTATTGTCAATGACGCTaatattatgtttaaaaagtcATGTTCACTAAACTTTAATaaaccaaaactctgcagctttaaatattAGTTCATatttaagtaattaaaaaatacaagcatttattattattcataaagCATTAAGGTTATTAATCTGGCCATGATTAAGTTTGTCAAAATaccaaatacaaagaaaatccTCCAGATGCATTAATGCAATTAATGGTTCTGGGCTGgaaatgtaatttctttaagtatAGAGATGCAGACTTGATGTGGTGTGAGAGaagattttacattttctgagtCTGGACGAATTTCAGGACGTTGCTCTGGGAAGTTACGAATAGTTCCACCCAGACACTGGTCATCAGGTGGGCCAGGGAGCGGCTTCCTGGGATGTCTGAGCTCCCCCCGATGTACATCCACTTTCCCAACATCTGGATcacaagcacacaaaaacaGCACACACTATAAAAGATGATGGAAGTTGGAAATCCAAACTTCCTCAGTTCTTGTGTTCCTTTGATGCACGTTTCAGTTTGATGCACGTCAGTGGGGCATTTGAAATGGATTtgcaaataatattttacaaagTAAAGATTCTAATCTTAGCACAGTAATTTAAGGCTCAGTCTACAGATTTTGATGCTATAATGTAGTTTACTAAAATTTACTGGAAGAAGCCCAGAATTCTgtattaaattaatcaaattaaattaaattaaattaggtaATGCTTAGTTTGTAAGTAAATAAACTTAATGGACAGCAGTGGAATAATGTCACATAAGTGTTTTAGTTATGTCAGCAGtgaaaagataaacaaatagCATTACATAAGACGTATTCTCACCTTTCTTTTAAATACATTCTTATTTACACTGTAGGAAACAGTAAGACAAAAGAATCTGTGCATGCATATTTAAAACCTCAgtaacaacattttatttagcagCAGTAGCTTTTCTGgcttttctggctttttttttttttttttttttttttacatgctttATGTTCAGCTTTACAGTAACTAAACTTCTGCAGGGTGCTTGTGatgcaaagcaaacaaaaaagaaaagaacttacTTCTTCAGGGCTGATGGATATCCGTTTCAGCAGCGGGGCACAGCTGCTCAAAGGGGCACAACGTCCCAGTGAGAGAAGACTCAGCAGCACAACTGCAACACACTTCATGCTCTCGATGGCTCTTTGCTGATTTTCTCCAGGTTTTCCTGTTTGAGTCCACACTCTTCACGTGTGCCTCTTCACTACTTAAAAAACTTCAAAAGCTTCCCCTCTGGATGCCGCATatattcatgtgtcagtgagctGATGTAACCAAAGTAAACAGCCAGGAGGGGGAAAGAGGGCAGACTTTGGTCTGTTTAGGAGGCTTGATCGGATCACATGGAACAGTGAGATTTATACCTATATGGTTTTTATAAAACAACAGTTACAATCTTCTTTGACTTCACAGTAACATTAGTAAGTCTGGACAAAGGCTTGAATGTTGAATCATTTGTAGGTTTTTCTGTTCTCATTGCTAAACAGGTactttaatataataatagatGTAAATATGATTATAGAcgtttttttaatctttcaagTCAGGAGTAAAAGTGGCAAGTACATAACGCAGATTTCTGTGTGTAGGCAATAAAATGCATCTGCAATGACCCCTATTTAGCAAATTAGCACAATCTAATGCAGCTGCGTTTAGACATCTGTTGCCTATCAATGACATAAATACAAGTAAAACTTATCTTTTCAGTTTAACATGAGAACATGTGAAACAGATGGGACtgttaaaaatagtaaataaaataaaataacactaaCAGCAACAGCATATGTAGTGGAAAATCCTAAAATCTCCGGGGCAGGGCTGTAGCAAAGACTTGAGATACATTGAGGTTAAATTCTTCCAGCAAAAGTCAGTATGGTGCAGCTTTACGAAATCAAGGATTGATTTGAAGCTTCTTTGAACTTTGTGCTCACCTGCTGCTCTGATGATTGGACCTCACAAATACAGTCAACCCTACAATCACACAACTGTCTCATCCTTGCATAACAGCTGACCTGATGTCCTGTTTCTAAACATATGGAATATTGTGCAGAAATCTTgactttaaatcttttctttggacattcgctgcttttcattttttcacaAAGCTGGAATCCTGGCATATCTCAGCACgatgtgcagtgtgtccttaaaaGCTGGAAGAAACTGGAAGTGGACGACTACAGAAATGTCAGGGCTGGTATATAACCTCAGTTATGCATCTGTCCtgttcagctgatccatctactctCATCTACATTTAGGGAAACAGAagaaaggctgaggtatgccagatgatacaagaactggactgaataTCAGCGACAAGAGGTCTGATGGAGTGATATTCACacccaaaaaaaacaagacatgatGCTTGATTTCAGACACTGGTGAACACAAAGTAAGCATAATTCATGGTGCAGACGTCCTGGTTGTTGATTCCTAGAAACTCCAggtcttttatttcttcagcCATCAGGCTATTGAATTCTGACAGTAGTCTTTTAATTAAGTGATATTTTACATGGAACTgtataaattttacattttgccTATTTCAGTCTTAATAGTCTAAGACTATtagtttaatgtaattaaactAATAGTTTAATTAAACTATTAGTTTAATTAGTAGTTTAATGCTAACTACACCATTTTTTCTTATGACTGTTATGTGATGTGGGTGAGCTATAAATAAATTGTCCTTTTGGGATCAAAAAAATTGTCTTGTTTCCTCCTGgaacttatttttattaaagcagtTCTCAACAGAGAATGAAACGAAGGCTAGCCAACATCTAAAGAGCTTTTggaagtccttcaagaagcctggagaaatGTTCCTGAAGAACACTTagagaaattaaaagaatacTTGTCTGGTTCAGATTGTGTTTCATAAGAAATGAAGGCTGGCTCAAGACTTCTGTACATGAACATGAAGATGTAAAGAAAATACTTCCTTGTATCAAATGTGCCCTTTTGTTGCAGaagcacaaaataaaagaataagatGCTTTTGACGTCTAAGTCAGAAATAAGTTTTTAATAGATTTCTTTTCCCAGACAtgcagatgaaaatgaaaattcttCGAATAAAAATCCTTAAATTTCATTTACAGTATGTCAACATTGTGTGaatttaaatgtgcaaaaaactacttttaaatttagaaatttAAGGTGAATGCAGACCATCTTCGTGGTCTCCCGGCTTTGCGCGGTGAAGGCGAGACATCCGAGTTACAGTCTGACAACGCTCTGCAGCAAGTCACTGTTTCAGCTCAGCTCATTTGAATttgaagacaaaacaaaaattctgTTTCTTCTAAAGATTGTTACAAATCACCTGTGATCAACATTTAAACAataatagatttttctttttttttaaagaagaaagtcACAAAAAGGCGTCTTATgaaaggtgtttttttaatcGAACTCAACTGGCAGCTTTCTATAGATGTCTTCAtacagaacaagaacaaaaggacgtcaaacaaacaataaaaaaggaagcGTTGGGCTGATCATCCTGACTATGCAGTGAAATCTGACCTAATTGTTACTGAGAGAGGGGTTGGGAGAAAACAGAAGACAGACTGATGCATCATACTTTTGATAAGATGGATGAGGAGGACGAGCAGTCCTTTTCACCTCCTGCTCTCCCCCATCGACTCTTGCATGATGGTgatgaaagaggaggaggagtacagacTGATGTAGAGGAGGACGACATGATGCATCAGTGACTGCAGCTTTCCAGGTTTTGTCGCCATCTTGCTCAAACAGTGAGGAGAGACTACTCCATGCCCTCCTGGTTCTCTTGATCTGCCCCCATTTCCTCGCTGGCTTCCTTGCCTTCTTTGCTCCTCTTgctctttttgtgtttgtgcctCCGATGGCTGTCGCCCTCCTCGCTGTCGTGCCTCCTCCGGCTGCTGCTGCTAATGGAAGGAGAAAGACGAGGGTGTTAAAATGACAAAGGTAGCGAGGGAATGGGCGATCGAACAGCAGCGGGAGATTAAAGGGCAGATGCAGGAGGACAAGAGGGAGAAGCGATGGAAGATGAGAAACCAGGGAgacaaataaagatgaagatCAATAAGGAAATAGAGAAGGTACAAGAGGACAAAGAATGACAAGGGGGGGGGCATGAAAGGGATTCAGAAAATGAAGGAGGGGAAAGGTattaagcagaagaaaaaggcTGACAGAAAAACCtttcagattaaatatttattaagcctGATACAGTTGCTGTCACCACCTTTCCTACGCAGCTTATACACACTTCAAAAGACAGACATCTTAAAAATTCAGTCACCCGTTTTCCAACAAGTCATGGCTAGAAATAGGAGGCCGTAACCATTTAGCTAAAACCAGTGAACACCATCACCTagactgaaaacacactgtacagtttataaaatctgttttagaggaaaactcaaaataaaagtgtcccATAAAAGAATTCTGCATCATTACcagctgataaaataaaaagacaaaaaagttcCTGTATCATCAGTTCTTGAAAGCAGGACCCCTGTTATCAGATCTGTGCATAAATCTGACACGCCAGAACTTTCCACCACTGAAATAcaacctaattaaaaaaaaataaaggttttcCTTTAGAGAAATTAATTTATGAATGATCTTGTTttcaaactaaaactaaaacatgtcTTACATTCATTGAAGTTAAAGCCTTAATCTGCTCAGATCTAGATGATTTTACCATGACTCctcatattaaattaaataaaacgaatgaaaaatactttattaatccctgagGGAATTGCAATGTtgtaaaaggttttttttttatgatacgtgaaattaaactttgtagTTTAAATGCTGTGCCTGCATTTAACAAACCATCAACAAGCGGTTTTGTagataaagtgtgttttttttctttcagacccTCCTTATCCGGATCAGCTTCTCCTGCAGTCGTGAAAACTGAAAAGCaaccaacatttatttttattttttatttcacaccCCAAAAAGTTGTGGCATCTTCACTTCTGTGCATTCTTAAATATGCTCCctgcacaaaatgaaaaactgagTATGAGAACTAACTGGTGTGTCTAATGCCTTGCTCATTGCTCTGGTTTCTGTACTGTAACGGAGGAGCTAAAACCAGCTTATCACACAGCAAAGATGAACAATGTGAACAGGCCTGTGAAAGAAGCTTGGAATCGATACATTATGTATGGAAAAGgtcataaaaatgataaaaacacaaaaatccagCATAAAACAGTTATTGTGACCGAGTGTGGACGAGCTTACCTGCGAGAGGACTTGTGACgtccctcctctttctctctgtgccgcctctctctgtgtctttcttctttttctcgaCTCGAACGGTCACGATGACGCTCTCCGTATGCACGCTCCTGGTACTCACGGTAGCGATACCGCTCTTCATCACTATGGCAACAGACATGAAAAGTGCGCTCTTTAGAGATCTTTGCACGCAGACCAAACGACAAATCCTTTAACACAAACTGTAAGTGAATAAACACATTCACTCATATCGATCTTGTAAGTTGATTTCAAGACAAGATTAAGATTATACAGGTTAATTTGGTAGAAGGGATTCCTATTTCTATGACTATTGCAGTATATACATATGTGCTACACTATTTAACCGATCTTATgtttaagagaataaaaatgtgatattcAATCCTCTGCGCAGGATCAGGAGCAGCATTAACCTGCAGCATGTAATGTGCGAGTTTGTGTCTCTGACCTGGTGTAGCTCATAGCTGAAGGACTATGTTCCCTCTCTCGCTCCCGCTCATGTGTCCTCTCCCTcggtctgtctctgtctttgtctctcTTATCGTCTCGACGGGGATAGTAGTCCCATGGTTTGGTGTTGTCCATCATTGGGGGCCAAGGTGGAGGTACACCTCCAGCAATGGGTGGCGGGTAAGCACCTGGAAAGATGCAGGAGATTTTCAGTGATGATGTAAATTATAGGTTTGAACACTAAATCTAATGATTTGATTACCCATTAATCTAAATGTGCTTACTGATTATGACTGTGACTGCATCTCATAACAAAAGACCTCATTTTTACGTCTGATCGTTTACAAAGTTGAAGTATTTGTTGTGCCGCAGAGCTTCTTACCTTGAGGAAATGGGAATGGGGGGACCGAACGGCCATCATAACCTCCAGGGTGGCTGCTGTGCAGACAGAGGAAAAGCACCACGTTAGAGAACCTGTAGCACGTTCATCCTGTTGGACTTCACAAGTGCAACAACCACATGTTCTAACGGTAgatgaaacaaaaatcacaTTAACATGGCAGCATCTTCACTGGACTGCATTTCACTATGTACCTGCAGCACAACCTCTCTGGTGACACCAGTGTGTTAAATTCTGTAAatgctttaaacaaacattCATCAGAGCAGGAGCTTctctttaaaactaaaattagtTATCTTAGCAACGTGGATCAGAACAAGACACCAGGGCACATTTCTTTCTACATTgtacatggtaaaaaaaaaataaaaacacattaatattttattggacCGCCTTTAGCCTTGATTACGGCACACATTCGTAGGGCATGGGTTCAagaagcttctgcaatgtcacaagatttatttccgtCCAGGGTTGCATTTATTtatcaccaagatcttgtaatgatgatgggagagtctgacCCCTgcgcaaagccttctccagcacatccctaatattctcaatggggttcaggtctggactctgtggtggccaatccatgtgtgaaaatgatgtctcatgttCCCTGagccactctttcacaatccgAGCCCAATGAATCCTGGCTTTGTCGTCTTGGAACATGAccatgccatcagggaagaaaaatccATCAATgaaataacctgctcattcagtatattcaggtatcagctgacctcttTCTATGGACACATAATGtagctgaacctagacctgaccaccTGCAACAACCCCAGgacatagactgcccccacaggctttcCTGTAGGCACTAGGTATggtggctgcatcacttcatctgcctctcttcttaccatGATcatcccatcactctggaaaagggtaaatctggactcatcagaccacatgaccttcttccattgctccagagtccaatcttcaTGCTCCCTAACAAACTGAAGCCTgtttctccagttagcctcactgattagtggttttcttatggctacacagctgttcagtcccaatcccttgatgccaatgatttgacccttctcaaacagactaacatcttctcCATAACCAGAGGATGGGTCTTTCAACATGGTTGTTACAGAAATGAGAAGTTACCCGTTGCATCAGTTGGGggtaaataacttgttgccagctgaaagataaatcGCCTGTGCAGTAATTATTCAACAGAAGGCTTGTCCCTGTTTAAATCCAGGTGGCGacctttttttttgggggggggcaggCAGTGTATTATGCAACAACTGAGAAAGTGAAGATAACTTTCAATCAAAGAGGGCCAGAATAAAAATATGCACTGATTAAGATGCTGCAACTGTAAATCTAAGTTTCTTTTTGATGTGTGTTGCAAGTCTGAAAGTCAGTTTCAAAGGGTGTTGCAGATGTTTTCCAGTTTGTTCATAGAGGAGCACCGCTTGaataacagcaacaacaatCGTCCATGTTTACACAGGATAAACCAGTTGCAGAACTGAACTACAGGCCACTGACATCATACCAACACTCAGAGGCCAAAATTCAATCAGTACACTTAGGtgcataaacaaaaactaaatgaatgaaaaggacTACGTTAGGCTcagactaaaaagaaaaagagtatgATGGCATACAGCTACTGTCTAAAtctgctgggtttttttttctttttgttgttctcTTTTTGTGACGGTTGTCAACCCTAAATGTTGTAAAAAGTGCTGTAAAACAATCAAAACTAAAATTTCTAATCACAATTAATTGTACATCTTTTGA
The Melanotaenia boesemani isolate fMelBoe1 chromosome 4, fMelBoe1.pri, whole genome shotgun sequence genome window above contains:
- the LOC121639115 gene encoding uncharacterized protein LOC121639115, coding for MKCVAVVLLSLLSLGRCAPLSSCAPLLKRISISPEEMLGKWMYIGGSSDIPGSRSLAHLMTSVWVELFVTSQSNVLKFVQTQKIYGTCSSLAYNVIFENSTMLIEQPFYLKEIYLSTECPDCLVAHEDIVSGNNAFKSLLMFSRSRSVSPAALEMFKKQAECLGMPPPIILSTDNEMCPDDIQPSEGLSALNSLLEARTGHRVARFLDTIFDLFVN